The genome window acagcgtcagtgtttgatgcccagtccagtctgttgccgattacaactcccaggtatttgtaatcctccacctcctccaccacttctccTTTGATCTTCAGTGGCTGTGAAGatgtcttcttccttctgaagtcaatcaccatctctctggtcttactaatgttgagcctcaggtgattctgctcagaccactccacaaagctgtccaccggtgtcctgtactccccctcccctccatcccctatacacccgacaaccgctgagtcatcagaaaacttctgtaagtgacatgactcagagttgtactggaaatcagtggtgtacagggtgaagagaagggaaagggagaaagcacagttccctgtggagctcctacgtcactgaccaccacatcagacaggacactgcccagacggacaaactgtggcctgcctgtcaagtagtcagtaacccaagagatcactgagtcgttgacacccatcctccacagcttctcacccagtagcagaggctggatggtgttgaaggcactggagaaatcaaagaatgtgattctcacagtgtctcctccaccatccaggtgtGAAAGTgctcgttgcagcaggaagatgacggcatcgtccactcctaagtggggctggtaggcaaattgcagggggtctagaaaTGTCCTCACCCTAGGCCTCAGCTGGGCCAGGACCcgtctctccatgaccttcatcacatgagatgtgagagcaactggtctgtagtcctctgggtcagatggccttggcttcttgggaacaggaaccacatgtgatgtcttccacagcagcgggactctctccagcctcaagctcaggttgtacatgtgtgccagTACAGGGGACAGCTGGCCGGAGCAGGTCTTCAGGATCCGTGGTGTAATgccatcaggtcctgcagccttcccctggtgtaatcgctccaactgtctcttaacctggcctgtagtcaccgttagctgggagtaggtgttgttgtctgcagtggagatgggggaggaggaggggatggggggctgaaggagaggtggtgtgCAGGAGAATGCCGGTAAGTGGGTTGAACAACTTggggcagtgtggatgtgtggggggATGGTGGTGGTAGGGgagtagcaggaggtgagctAAACCTGCTGaaaaactggttaaactggtttgCTCTATCCAGGCTCCCAGATGTCTGTGTGTCCTTCCCCTTCAACCCAGCAATTTGCTTCAATCTTTTCCACACATCTTTCACACTGTTCTGCTCGAGTTTGGACTCAAGTTTCCTCCTGTAGTTGTCCTTGcatgtcctcagtgtctctctgagttcacgctggactctcctctgctcctccttatctCCAGACCTGAAAGCCATCTTCCTTTTGTTTAGAAGTGCCTTCAGGTCACTGGTAATCCAGGGTTTGTTGTTGGAGAAGCAGCGCATGGTCTGGGCTGGCATGACAGTGTCCTCAGAATCTGATGTAGTCCgtgatgcagtcagacatgttgtcgaTGTCCTCCCCATGAGGCTTACAGAGCACATCCCAGTCTGTCGACCCAAAGCAGTCCTGCAGTGCCTCAGCTGCCTCCTGTGTCCACCTTCTCACCGTCCTGATGCGCACAGGCTGCCTACTCACTCGAGGGACATACTTGGGAGTCATCCTTACCAAGATGTGGTCCGACCTGCCAAGGGGGGGCAGGGCTGTGGCGCTGTATGCATCTTTGGCATTAGCACACAGGAGAtccagcattttattttccctgGTGGGACAGTCAACATACTGCTGGAAGTTGTATAGAGTTTTGTCCAATAAGGCATGGTTAAAGTCACCTGTGATGGCCATGAAGgcgtccgggtgttgagtctggagtttgacAGAAGGTGCCTTGCCCGAAATACAGGTCAACGAAGTATGTGCCATTACCAGGCTGGGCACAATATGTAAATAGCTACTAAATGGtgaaattcttctttttgtttattggtACCACAGTGACACTTAGTGGTtgatttgtgaatttattttatagagCGGTAGAGTTCTTCTTCGCGTATTTTTGTGTTaggcacttcctgtttgctaaCCACGCCGAGTGAGCGTTAGAGCCTaaggaaaagtaaagaaaatctgtaaaatagcGCTCTTGGGAAGCAGAACGAGGTAGGAATGTGCGCAAttgtgttttgtgaacatttatgtttatttatacatctTGTATCCTTTGTTTATACTGCAGTTTTCACGATGTCAGACAAGGAAGGTTAATAATAAACTGCACCCGTTTGGAACTCCCTGCGTCTGGCTGTTCACTCCAAGAGGCCGCTACAGTGAAAACTCGCTGCAAGAGACCAGATCTTTCTGCAGGGAAGCCGACACCATTCTACCTGGAACCCAGCTGTCGCCGCTTGCATCGATGATGTCACACAGGCAAGATAAATGGACAATCACATGAACAAGCTCACAGCATAACTGAATTGGCATAGTGTGTCAAAGGATAATTAAAAAGTCTTCGGTGAACCAAGGCAGTTGCAGGAAGCAAATAAGATGTCACTTCCAACAGAGAAAACGGATAATCCTGTAGACATGCCACTCAGGTCTAGCTCCAGAGAAAGAAAGCTAACAGAAAAAGGCCAAGAGATGCACGTCCAAGACAACAAAAAACGTGAGAAAGCGTTTCAGAAGGCTTATGATTCTTGGAAGTGGGTAGCAAGAGAAACTAGGAAAAAACTAAAGGCCCTCTGTACATTAGAAGACCTCAATGATTTACAAGAAAACATTCAGGCAAAGTACGATGCTGTAAGACTGCAGTACGAGCCCATCCTACGTAACAGTAACACCACACCAGAGATTGTCAAAAAGATGGAAGCTTGTGTTACGCTCACAAAGGAAATTTGTGACCTTATAAACAATCGTACAGAGACTATTGATAAAGATTATAATAGTCATCTTGAGAAAGAAAGAGTGAGAGAAACATTAAACAAAGATGAATATGGCTCTATCTTTGGGCACACTCAAACTGAAACCGTAAgctcatcaaaatcatcagaGAATTCAAGCAGCCAATCCAGCTCATCTAGTACCAGTAACAACAAAGCAGATGCGCAAGCAGAGCTTGCTGCTAAAGTGGAGCAATCAAAGGGCaccaaagaaattcaagcacaGCTCCAAAAATTAGAAAACGAATGGAAACTTAAAGAGTCAAAAATGCTGTcagaaattaagcaaaaagAAGTGGAAATGCAACAGCAGCTGGATCAGGAAAGAGCAAAACTGCAGCggttaaaagaagaaaaggaaatagCTGTAGCAGCAGCTCGTGTGAGAGCATATGATGAATTTGAACGCAGTGAAAACAATGTTGAAGATACTAATTACAGAACAAACCCTATCTTCTTTAGAGATAAACCCTGCTTGAGTCCAGAAGCTACATCGTTCCAGCCTTACCAATCAGCTCCGGAGGTGACAATAAATCCTGAGTCATCCAATCTAGCTGAAGCAATCGCCAGCTCATTAAGTATAAGTCGCTTACCAGTCCCTAAACCTACTGTATTCAGTGGGGATCCTTTAAGGTTTACTGATTGGAAAATGTCATTTATGACTCTCATTGACAGAAAGCCCCTCCCAGCTAGTGAGAAGATGTTTTATCTCAGAAATTATCTTGCTGGAGAAGCACGCAAAGCTGTTGAAGGTTTCTTTTACCGAGACTCAGAAAGTGCATACATTGGAGCTTGGAAAGTCTTACAGGACAGATATGGGAACGCGTTTATTATACAGAAAGCTTTTCGTGACAAGCTTGCAAGATGGCCAAAGATTAATGCAAATGACTCACTTGCACTACGTGAATTTTCTGACTTCCTCCAAGGTTGCAAGGAAGCAATTCCACATGTCAAGGGATTAGCTATCCTCAGTGACTGTGAAGAGAACCATAAGTTGCTCAAAAAATTACCTGAATGGATTGTTCGCAAGTGGAGTCGAATAGTTGTGGATGAACTTGATGAATCAGGTGATTATCCAGATTTTAAATGCTTCACAGAGTTTTTAAGCAAAGAGGCAAAAATAGCCTGTAATCCCATTGCCTCACCCCTGATAGGAAATTTCAAGTTTGCAGACGACAGAACCCAAAAGAGAGCCAAGACTTTCaacacaaatgcacaacaaAAGAGTTTCAGTCATGGGATACAAGATACAAATGACTGTAAAGCAAAATCATCTTGCTATGTTTGTAAAAGTGAAGCCCATGGCATCACCAGATGTCCCGCTTTTGCTTCAAAGAGTGTTGAAGACAAAAGGACATTCATACACGAAAATCGGCTCTGCTTTGGATGCCTGAGAAAAGGTCACGTGACCAAGGAATGTAAGAGACGACACACATGCAATATATGCAGACGTCGTCATCCAACCTGCTTACATgaagagaggaaggaaagaTCTGTGGAGACAACAACAAATAGCTCCACTTCCAcagaagaacatgcaaaccaGAGTTGTGTCCCATACATTGACTCAGCATGTTTCTGCCACTACCAGTATTGTACCAGTACTTGTGTCTTCACTACAAGAGCCACACAGAGAAATACTAACATATGCAATGCTGGACACACAAAGTGACTCGACGTTTGTGTTAGAAGATGTAATTGACAGACTGAATGTGGATTTCCATCCAACAAAGCTGAAACTGAGTACTATGACTGCTGTCGACACAATCATTTCCAGCAAGAGTGTTCATGGTCTACAAGTTCGAGGACTTAACTCTGAGAGTCGCATCCAACTACATCAAGCTTATAGCAGAGATTTTATCCCAGTGGACAAGTCTTATATTCCGACGAAAGAAACTGCATTAATGTGGCCCCATCTCAGAAACTTGGCAGATAAGTTACCTCCCGTTCAGGACTGTGATGTAGGGCTTCTCATTGGATACGACTGTCCAGCTGCTCTAGCTCCACTTGAAGTTATAACAGGTGATAAAAACCAACCATTTGCACAGAGATCAGAACTAGGATGGAGTATAATAGGCTCATCAAACCCCCACCTAGACAGACAAGGAGGTCAAAGTTTTGTGCATCGACTCACAGTAAAGGAGCTACCAAGCCCGTCTTCAACTGACATTTTAAAGGTCTTAGAGTCGGATTTTACGGAGAGAAGTTACGAAGAAAAATATGTGTCCCGAGATGATGTTAATTTTATACAGTTTCTCAGTAACAACATCACACAGAGGGATGACGGGCATTATGAAATGCCTCTTCCGTTCAAAGGCAACGACCCGCCTAACCTACCAAACAACAAAAGACTAGCCCAAGTTCGCCTGCAGGGTcttaagaaaaaattaaagaccAGCAAACAATACTATGAGCAATACAAAACATTCATGGAAGAAACCATAAATAAGGGTGATGCAGAGCCTGCCCCTACAACATCTGAAGGAGAAACAGAGTGGTACCTTCCACATCATGGCATCTACCATCCCAGAAAACCAGATAAGCTGAgagttgtttttgattgttcaGCCAAATTCCATGGTGTTTCTCTTAACGACACATTGCTTACTGGGCCTGATTTAATCAATCCTTTGGTAGGAGTACTATGTCGCTTCAGGAAGGAGACCATAGCTATAATTTGTGACATAGAAAGAATGTTTCACCAATTTTCTGTCACTCCTGAATCCAGAAATTATCTCAAGTTCCTCTGGTGGAAAGATGGAGATTTGGAGAAAGAACCACAGGAGTTCAGAATGACAGTTCATCTCTTTGGAGCTGCTTCATCTCCAGGATGTGCCAACTTTGGGTTAAAGCATCTGGCACAGCAACACAAGGCTAACTATCCTCAGGCAGCCACATTTATTGAGAAAAACTTTTATGTGGATGATGGCTTAGTCAGTGTGCCATCAGTTGAGGAAGCCAAGAAACTGATCATTGAATCACAAGAGTTGTGTAAGAAAGGAGGCTTAAGGCTTCATAAATTCAACTCAAACAAGGAAGCTGCTCTCACATGCTTGGATTCTTCAGAAGTAGCAGCAGCCATCGAGCCCCATGGTTTGGATCCATCCTCATCTGAGCGTGCACTCGGGATTCAGTGGTTGATAAAAAATGACACCTTTGTTTTTAACATCGGCTTAAAAGATCAAGCTTCAACCCGCCGCAGCTGCTTGTCCATCATTGCTTCACTTTATGACCCTCTCAGATTCATTGCTCCATTCAGCCTTAGTGGAAAACTGATTCTTCAAGAGCTTTGTCACCGAGGCATAGGATGGGACGATCCTCTCCCAGAAGACATAAAGCCACGGTGGGAGAAATGGACAAATGATCTACTGAAATTGAAAGAGATCTCAATTCCCAGATGTTATCACCCCCCTGACTTCCACAACATTGTCAGAGTAGAGCTGCACCATTTTTCTGATGCTAGCTGTGTAGGATATGGTGCATGTTCTTACCTGAGATACATAAATGACAAGGATGAAGTCCACTGCAGTCTTGTGATAGCAAAGGCAAGGGTTGCTCCCTCAAAGATCACAAGTATCCCAAGATTAGAACTTGCAGCAGCAGTGATTTCTACAAAGGTCAGTGTCATGCTTAGATGTGAACTTGACCTAAAGATTGATCAAGAAATTTTCTGGACTGACTCACGAGTTGTACTAGGGTACATCAATAATGATGCTCGCAGGTTCCACATATTTGTTGCCAACCGTGTTCAACTGATTAGAGATAACAGTGATCCTAATCAGTGGCATTATGTTGAAACGTCAGAAAACCCGGCTGATCATGCATCCAGAGGTCTTTGTGCTTCAGATATTCATTCGACAAACTGGCTGCAAGGACCAAGGTTTCTTTGGGAGCATGAGTTACAACTGACGACCAGCACTCCAACGGAATTACTAGTCGGTGATCCTGAAGTCAAGACAATTCAGGTGCTCGCAACTGATGTCAAATGTAGTAATGATATCCTCAATCGCCTGAATCGATTTTCCTCTTGGACAACACTCCTCAAGGTAGTTGCCAGAATCAAGAGACTAGGTTCAAAGCAACAACATGGCGAACATGTGACTGTTGACGAACGTGAAAAGGCTGCTGAAACAGTGATTAAGATTGTACAACAACAAACCTTCCCAAATGAAGTAAAATTGCTTAAAGGTGAAAAGAACATTCCAAACACCAGCGCTCTTTTCAGTTGTGAT of Xiphophorus couchianus chromosome 4, X_couchianus-1.0, whole genome shotgun sequence contains these proteins:
- the LOC114143092 gene encoding uncharacterized protein LOC114143092, translated to MQTRVVSHTLTQHVSATTSIVPVLVSSLQEPHREILTYAMLDTQSDSTFVLEDVIDRLNVDFHPTKLKLSTMTAVDTIISSKSVHGLQVRGLNSESRIQLHQAYSRDFIPVDKSYIPTKETALMWPHLRNLADKLPPVQDCDVGLLIGYDCPAALAPLEVITGDKNQPFAQRSELGWSIIGSSNPHLDRQGGQSFVHRLTVKELPSPSSTDILKVLESDFTERSYEEKYVSRDDVNFIQFLSNNITQRDDGHYEMPLPFKGNDPPNLPNNKRLAQVRLQGLKKKLKTSKQYYEQYKTFMEETINKGDAEPAPTTSEGETEWYLPHHGIYHPRKPDKLRVVFDCSAKFHGVSLNDTLLTGPDLINPLVGVLCRFRKETIAIICDIERMFHQFSVTPESRNYLKFLWWKDGDLEKEPQEFRMTVHLFGAASSPGCANFGLKHLAQQHKANYPQAATFIEKNFYVDDGLVSVPSVEEAKKLIIESQELCKKGGLRLHKFNSNKEAALTCLDSSEVAAAIEPHGLDPSSSERALGIQWLIKNDTFVFNIGLKDQASTRRSCLSIIASLYDPLRFIAPFSLSGKLILQELCHRGIGWDDPLPEDIKPRWEKWTNDLLKLKEISIPRCYHPPDFHNIVRVELHHFSDASCVGYGACSYLRYINDKDEVHCSLVIAKARVAPSKITSIPRLELAAAVISTKVSVMLRCELDLKIDQEIFWTDSRVVLGYINNDARRFHIFVANRVQLIRDNSDPNQWHYVETSENPADHASRGLCASDIHSTNWLQGPRFLWEHELQLTTSTPTELLVGDPEVKTIQVLATDVKCSNDILNRLNRFSSWTTLLKVVARIKRLGSKQQHGEHVTVDEREKAAETVIKIVQQQTFPNEVKLLKGEKNIPNTSALFSCDPIWSEGLLCVGGRLKQSSLCLKVKHPVILPNNSHITKLIVSHYHAKTCHQGRGQTQMELRTNGFWVIGGSKLVAKMIRDCVFCRKLRRPTEKQRMADLPKERVESSAPFTYSGMDCFGPFIVKKARKEYKRYGLIFTCLYSRAVHIKMLEDLSTDSFINALRCFISIRGAVRQLHCDQGSNFVGARNEFTQALKQCDTKLLEVFLTDKQCEFVFNSPSASHAGGIWERQIRTIRNVLNATFAQCSGRLDDASLRTLLYEAMAIVNSRPLTVDGINDPRALEPITPNHLIMMKSKVSLPPPGVFVKEDLYATKRWRRVQYLIEQFWSRWKREYLLNISMRQKWHSAQRNLKKGDIVIIKDDNLPRNQWQLGRVVETVQGDDGLVRRVKVQVGERKSNSSSKLSIIERPIQKLVLLLENDEK